The genomic window CAAATAACCTCCCAAAAGAGCGGCCGCATCGCCTTGGGGAAGCGATGTGCGTACCACCCATTCGTAAATAATGATGTCGGACACAGAAAGTTTTGTTGTGTCGTGCGATCCGGCTGACGCCCGGCGCTCGCAGGTACCCGGGCCTGCGAGTGTGAAATTGGTTACCGACGGACGCGCAGGGGTAGGCGACCAGGCCCCTGTCGCTGATAATATTACTGGCAGCACAGAATACGCCGAGGAGCGGCCGCGCAGATCGTCTTCCGTTAGGAAACGTCCGCGCGACCGTGCTTCGATGGGAGGTGGTTCGGCGGGTCAGTCCTCAGATGAGGACGGCCTGCCAGCTCCGAAGCTGCCGACCGGGAGGAGAGGTCGGCAGACATCGAGGGGAGCGAGTGCTTCGCGGCCGCGGAGGACGCACAGGGCAGGTTTGTGCGTTCCAGTGCCCAGGCGGCCAGCGAAGCGGAGAGCGACGTGGGGGTCACCACGGAGGACCCTGGCGGCGAGAGCGGTGCTTCGCTGGGGAGCTCGAAGGCGGAGCTCAACGCCGCCAGAAGGGAGCAGCGCAAAGCCGTCGCGGCCGACGAAGTGTCGGCGATGGCAGAGCGCGCGCGTGAGCGACGCGCTGCTCTCACGGCCGAAGGGGGCGAGCCATCCGCGGCGGCCCTGAGCCAGCTGGCCTTGGACGGGGTGGACTTGGTCCTGAAGGTTGCCACGAAGTCCGGCAGCCTGAAGGGCACGTTCACCCGCGGTCTGAAGGAGGCTGCCGCGGACATTAAGGAGGCGGTTGGTGTCCTCCTCAACAGGACGGCCTCAGACGAGGTCGCGAAGTTGCAGGAGGAGAACGGCCGCCTCCGTGCCGACCTGGAGGACCTCCGGCGGCAAGTCGCTGCGCTGAGCGAGCAGCAACAGCGACGCACGCCGCCCACTGTCGCCGCACCGGTGGTGGCCCCGTCTCCCGCACCGAGACCGGCAAGCGCTCGTTCCGACGACGAGGTCGAGCGCATAGTCCGGCTCTGCATGCTCCAGTGCGGGAGCATGGTCAATGCCCGCATAGAGGCGGTGTCTCGGCGCCTCCCCCCGGAAACCCTCCGTCCGCCCCTAGCGCCGACGCAAGACGGAGGACGGAGGAGCCGCCGAGGCCTGCGCCTCGCCAGGGAAGCCCACTGGGGGCGTCAAAAAGCCCGGCGAGGGAGCCCCGCCAAGTGCTAAGCCCACGACGGCCGGCTCTAAGGGTGAGAGCTGGGCGACAGTCGTGGGCCGCAAGAAGGCCCGCAAAGCCGCAAAGGCGGACTccgcagcagcgcgcgccccAGGCCCTACGGCAAAGGCGGCTGCGCAGCCTGCGCGACGGACTGCCAAAGGCGGTCGCAAAGGACCGGCGGTGCGTGCCCCGCGTTCCGAGGCCGTGACGCTGACGCTGCAGCCCGGGGCTGCGGAGCGCGGCGTTACGTACCAGTCGGTCATTGCCGAGGCCAAGGCCAAGATCAAATTGTCAGATCTTGGCCTCCAGTCCGTCACCGTCAGGCAGACCGTCACGGGTGCGCGGCTGTTCGAGGTGGCCGGTGCTGCGAGCGGCAGCGCCGAAAAGGCGGACGCTCTGGCCGCCAAAATGAGGGAGGTCCTCAACCCCGAGGACGTCCGGGTATCCAG from Trichoplusia ni isolate ovarian cell line Hi5 unplaced genomic scaffold, tn1 tig00004280, whole genome shotgun sequence includes these protein-coding regions:
- the LOC113508260 gene encoding uncharacterized protein LOC113508260 gives rise to the protein VVSQSARNGRQQKIWGSQILFRRYKQPNSEAADREERSADIEGSECFAAAEDAQGRFVRSSAQAASEAESDVGVTTEDPGGESGASLGSSKAELNAARREQRKAVAADEVSAMAERARERRAALTAEGGEPSAAALSQLALDGVDLVLKVATKSGSLKGTFTRGLKEAAADIKEAVGVLLNRTASDEVAKLQEENGRLRADLEDLRRQVAALSEQQQRRTPPTVAAPVVAPSPAPRPASARSDDEVERIVRLCMLQCGSMRRRKTEDGGAAEACASPGKPTGGVKKPGEGAPPSAKPTTAGSKGESWATVVGRKKARKAAKADSAAARAPGPTAKAAAQPARRTAKGGRKGPAVRAPRSEAVTLTLQPGAAERGVTYQSVIAEAKAKIKLSDLGLQSVTVRQTVTGARLFEVAGAASGSAEKADALAAKMREVLNPEDVRVSRPVKTAEVRITGLDDSVTPEEVVAAVARSGECPPDRVRAGDIRTDATGLGAVWVRCPVASAKKIALAGEVKHCQKGREEELQACRGNLAAPQAGSSATDSRSGTVAGGMDCQ